The genomic window GGTGGACCTACCGGCTTTGCGGGGTCGATCCCCGGAAGGAGGAGAGCTGGAAGGGCTACCTCGCCTCGCTGCTGGTCTTCAACCTGGTGGGCCTCTTGCTTACCTATCTCATCCTGCGGATCCAGCAGTGGCTCCCGCTCAATCCCAAGGGATTCGGCCCGCTTTCGCCCGACTTGGCCTTCAATACGGCCGTGAGCTTCACCACCAACACCAACTGGCAGAACTATGCCGGGGAATCGACTCTCTCCTACTTCTCCCAGATGGTGGGGCTTGCCTCGCACAACTTCACCTCCGCAGCCACAGGGATCGCCATTGCCGCAGCCTTCCTCCGTGCGCTCACCCGGACCGGGGCAAGGACGATCGGCAACTTCTGGGTCGATCTGGTCCGGACCACCTACTACCTGCTTCTCCCTCTTGCGTTCGGGATGGCGATCCTTCTCGTCTCCCAAGGGGTTCCACAAAACTTTGCCCCCTATGCCCAGGCGCAGCTCGTCGAGCCGGTCTCGGTCATGGGCGCCGATGGGAAGGAGCGCCGGATCGAAAGGCAGGAGATCGTTGCGGGTCCGATCGCCTCCCAGGAAGCGATCAAGCAGCTGGGCACCAATGGGGGAGGATACACGAATGCCAACTCGGCGCATCCCTTCGAAAACCCGACCCCGCTGTCGAACTTGCTCGAAATCTTCGCGGTGCTCTGCATTCCCGGGGCGCTGGCGGTCTACCTTGGGCTCGCCGTAGGCCGCCGCTCCCACGGATGGGCGGTCTGGGGGGTGATGGCGATCCTTTTTCTCGGAGGCATCCTGGTTTGCTGGCATGCGGAAGCGGGAGGCAACCCGCTTCTGGTGGAGCTCGGGCTCTCTCCCTCCGAAGGCAACCGCGAAGGAAAGGAGAGCCGCTTCGGGATCCTCGATTCGGCACTTTTTGCCGTCGCGACGACGGCCACCTCCTGCGGAGCGGTCAACTCGCTGCATGACTCCTATATGCCCCTGGGAGGCCTGGTCCCCCTGTTCAACATGGAATTGGGCGAGGTCGTCTTTGGCGGAGTCGGATCGGGGCTCTATGGGATGCTCGTCTTTGTGGTCCTCGGAGTCTTTCTCTTCGGGCTCATGATCGGGCGGACTCCGGAGTATTTGGGGAAGAAGATTGGAGCGAGCGAGGTCAAGAGGGCCGCCCTGAGCATTCTCGCGCTGACCCTCTCGATCCTCGGGTTGAGCGCCTGGGCGATCGCAAGCCCCTGGGGCTGGGCGGGAATCGCCAACGCAGGCCCCCACGGATTGAGCGAGGTCCTCTACGCGTTCAGCTCGACCACGGGGAACAACGGGAGCGCCTTTGCGGGCCTTTCGGGGAACACCCCATGGTACAATACGACCCTCGGGATCGCCATGCTCGCCGGGCGCTACCTGATGCTCGTGCCGGTCCTGGGGCTAGCCGGACTCTTGGCTGCCCAGAAGACCGTGGCGGCGAGCCAAGCGGCCTTTCCGGTCTCAGGCGGGCTCTTCATCCTCCTGCTGCTGGCGACAGTCTTCATCGTGGGGGCGCTCAACTTTTTCCCCGTCCTTGCGCTGGGGCCGATCCTCGAGCACTTCCTGCTCCATGCGGGCCAGACCTTTTAAGGGAAAAGACGATGAAACCCAAGCAGTTCAGCTTTGCCGACCCGCAGCTCTTGGCCTTCTCTCTGCGCGGGGCGATCCTCAAAGCCAATCCTTTCGTCCTCTGGCGCAATCCGGTCATCTTCGTCACCGAGATCGGGGCGATCGTGAGCACCCTCGAAATCTTCCTTTCCCCGGAGTCGAAGCTCTTCACCGTCCAGATCTCGCTCTGGCTCTGGTTCACAGTCTTCTTTGCCACCTTTGCCGAAGCGATTGCGGAGAGCCGGGGGAAAGCCCAGGCGGACAGCCTGCGGCAAGCGAGGACGATCACGATGGCCCGGAGACGCCGGGAGGGGAGGGAAGAGAGCGTCTCGGCGAGCGAGCTGCGGAAGGGAGATCTGGTGATTTGTGTCGCAGGCGATCTCATCCCCGCCGATGGCGAGGTGATCGAAGGCGCGGCGACCGTCGACGAATCGGCCGTCACGGGAGAGTCGGCACCTGTCGTCCGGGAGAGCGGTGGTGATCGGAGTGCGGTGACGGGCGGAACCAAGGTGATCAGTGACCGGATCGTGGTGCAGATCACGAGCGACCCGGGACAGACCTTCTTGGATCGGATGATTCAGCTCGTCGAAGGGGCCAAGCGGCAGAAGACGCCCAACGAGATCGCCCTGGGCATCCTCCTGGCGGCGCTCACCTTCCTCTTCCTCTTGGTCATCCTCACCCTGGTCCCCTTCTTGCACTATCTCCATGCTCCCGTCTCGATCCCGACGCTGGCCGCGTTGGTCGTCTGCCTGATCCCGACGACAATCGGGGGCCTCCTCAGTGCGATCGGGATCGCGGGAATCGATCGGCTGGTGCAGCACAACGTGATGGCGACCAGCGGCCGCGCAGTCGAGGCGGCCGGGGACATCGACGTGCTTCTTCTCGACAAGACCGGCACGATCACGCTCGGAAACCGGATGGCGACCGAATTCGTTCCCGCGGCGGGAGTCGATCGGCTACGGCTCGTCGACGCAGCGCAGCTGGCTTCCCTCGCCGACGAGACGCCCGAAGGCCGCTCGATCGTGATCCTGGCCAAGCAGCAGCACGGGCTGCGGGGCCGGGAGGTGTTGGAGAACCAGGCCCGGTTCGTTCCGTTTTCGGCGCAGACCCGGATGAGCGGAGTCGACTTTCCCGAGAGTGACGGCGCTCCGGCTCGGATGATCCGCAAGGGATCCGGTGATGCGATCGAGGCCTTTCTGCGCAAGCAGGGGGGGGCGTTGCCCGCGTCAGTTCAGCAAGCGGTCGATCGGATCGCTCGGGATGGCGGGACACCCCTGGTGGTCGCCGAGGGGAAGGAGGCGTTAGGCGTCATCCATCTCAAGGACGTAGTCAAAGGGGGGATCAAGCAGCGGTTCGCGCGGCTGCGCCAGATGGGCATCCGGACGATCATGATCACCGGCGACAATCCCCAGACCGCCGCGGCGATTGCGATGGAGGCGGGGGTCGACGATTTCCTGGCGCAGGCGACGCCTGAGGCGAAGCTCGCCCGCATTCGGCGCGAGCAGGAGGGTGGGCACCTGGTAGCGATGACCGGGGACGGTACCAACGACGCGCCAGCACTCGCCCAGGCCGATGTGGGGGTGGCCATGAACACGGGAACGCAGGCCGCCCGGGAGGCGGGCAACATGGTCGACCTCGACAGCAATCCCACCAAGCTCATCGAAGTGGTCGAGATCGGCAAGCAGCTCCTCGTCACCCGCGGAGCGCTGACCACCTTTAGCGTGGCCAATGACGTGGCAAAATACTTTGCGATCATCCCGGCGATGCTGATGGGAACCTTTCCGGCAATCGCGCCCCTGAACATCATGAAGCTGCGGAGCCCGGAAAGCGCAATCATCAGTGCGGTGATCTTCAACGCCCTGGTCATCGTGGCGCTGATCCCGCTCGCCCTGAAGGGCATTCGCCTCCGCGGCCTGACGGCCCAGGCCCTGCTCGTGCGCAATGCGTTGATATATGGTCTCGGCGGCTTGGCGGCCCCCTTCGTGGGGATCAAGGGGATCGATCTGCTGCTCAGTCTCTTGCCCTGGAAATAGGGAGGCTCCCGATGAAGGGTCTTTTGTCACGCATCCGGATCTCCCTCGTCCTCACAGGCGTGCTCTTGGCGACCTTGTGCGGGATCTATCCCTTGGCCGTCTATTGGGTCGGCCAGTTCCTCTTCCCTTTCCAGGCGACGGGGAGTCTCGTTCGCTCTTCGGATGGGACCGTCTTGGGCTCCGCCCTGCTGGGGCAGAACTTCCGAGGCCCGCAGTATTTCCATCCTCGCCCCTCGGCGGCGGGCGTGGCGGGCTACGATGCTGCCGCTTCCGGCGGTCGGAACTTGGGGCCGACCTCGAAAGGGCTTATCGATGCGGTATCTCGGAGCGTAGCGGATTACCGGAAGGAAAACCTTCTCTCCCCCGACCAGAGGATTCCTGCGGATGCGGTCACCGCTTCCGCGAGCGGCCTCGATCCGCACATCAGCCTCGCCAATGCGCTTCTCCAGCTCCCCCGCGTCGCTCGAGAGCGGAAAAGATCGCACGAGGAGCTGCTTCCGATCCTGGCTCGGTATACGAGCAAGCCCTGGCTGGGACTCTTTGGTGATCCGGTAGTCAACGTAGCGATGGTCAACTGGGCGCTCGACGGCAAGCTGGGCGGCCGGTGAAAAAGGGAGAAGTGGGGGAGCGGAATCTTCCCCGAACCCGGGGTTGTCAAGAACCCGGCTCTTCTTCTAAGGTCCCTTCGATTCATCGCCATGTACCCTCTTCCTTCTTTTCACCTTGCTCTTGTCCTGCTCACCGTCGGGCTTTTTCAGGTTCCGGCGCTCCTTTTCTCCGCCCCACCCGACCGGAAGGCTGCGCCGCTTATCCCCCTCCGGGTGCTTTTCGAAGAGCCGAAGTGGGCCTCGCCGCGGCTCTCGCCCGACGGGGCAAAGCTAGCGTATCTGGCTCCTCACCAAGGCGTATTAAATGTTTGGGTCCGATCCTTGGGCTCCAAGGACGATCGTCCGATCACGGCGGAAAAGGGACGAGGCATCCGCTCCTTTTTCTGGTCCCCGGATAGTCAAACGATCTTCTATCTCCAGGACCAGGGCGGAAACGAGAACAACCACCTCTTCGGTGTCGATCTGGCCAAAGGCTCGGCGAGCGACCTGACCCCGTTCCAGGACGTCAAGGTCCATCTTCAGGCGGATGATCCCGCCCATCCCCGATCCCTTCTCCTCGCGCTCAATCGACGGGATCCCAAGGTCTTCGACATCTACCGCCTTGCCCTCCCCGACAATCGGCTCAGCCTGCTCGCGGAGAATCCCGGGAATGTGATCGAATGGGAAGAGGATCATCAATATGCCATTCGGGCCCGGCTTTCGATGCTGCCGGGTGCGCGGCAGGAAGTGAGTGCGAGGGTGGCAGTCGAAGCACCCTGGAAGGCGCTGGCATCCTGGGGGCCGGACGAATCGGGGAGCCTGGCGGGGTTCTCCCCGGATGACCGCTCGCTCTGGATCCTTTCGACCGTCGGGGCGAATGCCGAGCGGCTTTTGGAAATCGATCCTGCGAGCGGAAAGCAGACGGTGCTGGCGGAGGACGCCCACTACGACGTAGCGGCCATCCTGACTCATCCGAGGACCTATCGACTCGAGGCGGTGGCTTTTGAGCGCGAGAAGCTCGAGTGGC from Methylacidimicrobium sp. B4 includes these protein-coding regions:
- the kdpA gene encoding potassium-transporting ATPase subunit KdpA, whose protein sequence is MTTSFWLAVGLFFALLALISWALALYLRAVLDPNGKTWLDPVLRPLERWTYRLCGVDPRKEESWKGYLASLLVFNLVGLLLTYLILRIQQWLPLNPKGFGPLSPDLAFNTAVSFTTNTNWQNYAGESTLSYFSQMVGLASHNFTSAATGIAIAAAFLRALTRTGARTIGNFWVDLVRTTYYLLLPLAFGMAILLVSQGVPQNFAPYAQAQLVEPVSVMGADGKERRIERQEIVAGPIASQEAIKQLGTNGGGYTNANSAHPFENPTPLSNLLEIFAVLCIPGALAVYLGLAVGRRSHGWAVWGVMAILFLGGILVCWHAEAGGNPLLVELGLSPSEGNREGKESRFGILDSALFAVATTATSCGAVNSLHDSYMPLGGLVPLFNMELGEVVFGGVGSGLYGMLVFVVLGVFLFGLMIGRTPEYLGKKIGASEVKRAALSILALTLSILGLSAWAIASPWGWAGIANAGPHGLSEVLYAFSSTTGNNGSAFAGLSGNTPWYNTTLGIAMLAGRYLMLVPVLGLAGLLAAQKTVAASQAAFPVSGGLFILLLLATVFIVGALNFFPVLALGPILEHFLLHAGQTF
- the kdpC gene encoding K(+)-transporting ATPase subunit C, translated to MKGLLSRIRISLVLTGVLLATLCGIYPLAVYWVGQFLFPFQATGSLVRSSDGTVLGSALLGQNFRGPQYFHPRPSAAGVAGYDAAASGGRNLGPTSKGLIDAVSRSVADYRKENLLSPDQRIPADAVTASASGLDPHISLANALLQLPRVARERKRSHEELLPILARYTSKPWLGLFGDPVVNVAMVNWALDGKLGGR
- the kdpB gene encoding potassium-transporting ATPase subunit KdpB; its protein translation is MKPKQFSFADPQLLAFSLRGAILKANPFVLWRNPVIFVTEIGAIVSTLEIFLSPESKLFTVQISLWLWFTVFFATFAEAIAESRGKAQADSLRQARTITMARRRREGREESVSASELRKGDLVICVAGDLIPADGEVIEGAATVDESAVTGESAPVVRESGGDRSAVTGGTKVISDRIVVQITSDPGQTFLDRMIQLVEGAKRQKTPNEIALGILLAALTFLFLLVILTLVPFLHYLHAPVSIPTLAALVVCLIPTTIGGLLSAIGIAGIDRLVQHNVMATSGRAVEAAGDIDVLLLDKTGTITLGNRMATEFVPAAGVDRLRLVDAAQLASLADETPEGRSIVILAKQQHGLRGREVLENQARFVPFSAQTRMSGVDFPESDGAPARMIRKGSGDAIEAFLRKQGGALPASVQQAVDRIARDGGTPLVVAEGKEALGVIHLKDVVKGGIKQRFARLRQMGIRTIMITGDNPQTAAAIAMEAGVDDFLAQATPEAKLARIRREQEGGHLVAMTGDGTNDAPALAQADVGVAMNTGTQAAREAGNMVDLDSNPTKLIEVVEIGKQLLVTRGALTTFSVANDVAKYFAIIPAMLMGTFPAIAPLNIMKLRSPESAIISAVIFNALVIVALIPLALKGIRLRGLTAQALLVRNALIYGLGGLAAPFVGIKGIDLLLSLLPWK